GTATCTAAGTCTAATTCATCTAAGATTTTTTTTGAAACATCTTTATCAATTCCTTTTTTATATAATTCAAATAATAATTTATTTTTCCCAATTTTTCTAATATTCATTTTACTATTTATAAATGCTTTAGTAAAAATTTCATCATCTATAAATTTATATTCAATTAAAAATTTAGTTACATCATTGATAGCAGTTTCTGAAAAATCATTTTGAATTAGTTTTTGTTTCATTTCTAATTGTGACCTTAATCTTGTTTGTATATATCTTAAGCTTACCGTTTTTGCTCTATGAAGTTCATCTGCTCTTAATACATCTGAAATTAATTTATCATCAAGTTTTTCATTCTTATATAATTGATATTTTTGCCTTACTTCATCAGATACTGCAAACAAGAATTCATTATCACAAAAAACAGACCATCTGTTATTCTTTTTAGTTT
Above is a window of Chlorobiota bacterium DNA encoding:
- a CDS encoding RecX family transcriptional regulator translates to MDINKSKNESKLISNVLKTKKNNRWSVFCDNEFLFAVSDEVRQKYQLYKNEKLDDKLISDVLRADELHRAKTVSLRYIQTRLRSQLEMKQKLIQNDFSETAINDVTKFLIEYKFIDDEIFTKAFINSKMNIRKIGKNKLLFELYKKGIDKDVSKKILDELDLDTEISIAFEIAERKIKYIRHKEPYKIKNSLSNFLLSRGFSWDIIKKVIEKLVIN